In Xanthomonas theicola, a single genomic region encodes these proteins:
- the leuC gene encoding 3-isopropylmalate dehydratase large subunit — MNPAPRTLYDKLWDAHVVVPESGTAPAVLYIDLHLIHEVTSPQAFTELKSRGLTPRRPDRTKATMDHSTPTLPRGADGKLPYYTKASEAQVDMLARNCADYGIELFDMASDDRGIVHVIAPEQGFTQPGMTIVCGDSHTSTHGAFGALAFGIGTSEVGHVLATQCLLQRKARTMAITVDGPLAPGVGAKDVILHIIGVIGVNGGTGHVLEYRGSTIEAMDMEQRMTLCNMSIEAGARAGMVAPDQVTFDWMANTPRGPKGTDLDAAVQRWSQLRSDAGARFDVDVRIDARDIRPTLTWGTHPGTAIAVDLPIPAAQDAAAQKGLDYMHLASGHALIGTPVDVVFVGSCTNGRLSDMREVAQVLRGRRVAPNVRMLVVPGSEIVKRQAEAEGIHEVVRAAGAEWRESGCSMCIAMNGDLVAPGQLAVSTSNRNFEGRQGPGSRTLLASPMTAAWAAVNGKVSDPRTLFAEVA; from the coding sequence ATGAACCCAGCCCCCCGCACCCTGTACGACAAACTGTGGGACGCGCACGTCGTCGTCCCCGAAAGCGGCACCGCTCCGGCGGTGCTGTACATCGACCTGCACCTGATCCACGAAGTGACTTCGCCGCAGGCGTTCACCGAACTGAAGTCGCGCGGCCTGACGCCGCGCCGGCCCGACCGCACCAAGGCGACGATGGACCATTCCACGCCGACCCTGCCGCGCGGCGCCGACGGCAAGCTGCCTTACTACACCAAGGCCTCCGAGGCGCAGGTGGACATGCTCGCGCGCAACTGCGCCGACTACGGCATCGAGCTGTTCGACATGGCCTCGGACGACCGCGGCATCGTGCACGTGATCGCGCCCGAGCAGGGCTTCACCCAGCCCGGCATGACCATCGTCTGCGGCGACAGCCACACCTCCACACATGGCGCATTCGGAGCATTGGCGTTCGGCATCGGCACCAGCGAGGTCGGCCACGTACTGGCCACCCAATGCCTGCTGCAGCGCAAGGCCAGGACCATGGCGATCACCGTCGACGGGCCGCTGGCGCCGGGCGTCGGCGCCAAGGACGTGATCCTGCACATCATCGGCGTGATCGGGGTCAACGGCGGCACCGGCCACGTGCTCGAGTACCGCGGCTCCACCATCGAGGCCATGGACATGGAGCAGCGCATGACCCTGTGCAACATGTCGATCGAGGCCGGCGCGCGCGCCGGCATGGTCGCCCCGGACCAGGTCACCTTCGACTGGATGGCGAACACGCCGCGCGGGCCGAAGGGCACCGACCTCGACGCCGCCGTGCAACGCTGGTCGCAGCTGCGCAGCGATGCGGGCGCGCGCTTCGACGTGGACGTGCGCATCGACGCGCGCGACATCCGCCCGACCCTGACCTGGGGCACCCACCCGGGCACCGCGATCGCGGTGGACCTGCCGATTCCGGCAGCGCAGGACGCGGCCGCGCAGAAGGGCCTGGACTACATGCACTTGGCCTCCGGCCACGCCCTGATCGGCACGCCGGTGGACGTGGTGTTCGTCGGCTCCTGCACCAACGGCCGGCTCAGCGACATGCGCGAAGTGGCGCAGGTGCTGCGCGGCCGCCGCGTCGCGCCGAACGTGCGCATGCTGGTGGTGCCGGGGTCGGAGATCGTCAAGCGCCAGGCCGAAGCCGAAGGCATCCACGAGGTGGTGCGCGCCGCCGGCGCCGAATGGCGCGAATCCGGCTGTTCGATGTGCATCGCGATGAACGGCGACCTGGTCGCGCCGGGCCAGCTGGCGGTGAGCACCAGCAACCGCAATTTCGAGGGCCGCCAGGGTCCCGGCTCGCGCACCCTGCTGGCCTCGCCGATGACCGCGGCCTGGGCCGCGGTGAACGGCAAGGTCAGCGACCCGCGCACGCTGTTCGCGGAGGTCGCGTGA
- the leuB gene encoding 3-isopropylmalate dehydrogenase — protein sequence MHADIVVLPGDGIGPEVTAAAVSVLRTIARRYQHTFEFHEHDIGGIAIDRHGEPLPAATLAACQRADAVLLGAVGGPKWSDPNTRIRPEQGLLAIRRGLGLFANLRPVKPHPAALDASPIKPHLLVGVDIVVVRELTGGIYFGDKTRSATEASDLCRYSVEEIERVLRSAFRLARQRRNHVTSVDKANVLETSRLWRDVAARIGRDEFPDVRLEHQLVDSMAMHLLAKPREYDVIVTENMFGDILTDEASMLAGSLGLLPSASLGEGRIGLYEPIHGSAPDIAGKGIANPYATILSAALLLRHSLGLNAEAEAIEQAVDAALNAQAFTSDLAAPGHGISTNAAARAVVAHDAVAAAIQE from the coding sequence ATGCACGCTGACATCGTCGTCCTGCCCGGCGACGGCATCGGCCCCGAGGTCACCGCCGCCGCGGTCTCGGTGCTGCGCACCATCGCCCGCCGCTACCAGCACACCTTCGAATTCCACGAACACGACATCGGCGGCATCGCCATCGACCGCCATGGCGAACCGCTGCCGGCGGCGACGCTGGCCGCCTGCCAGCGGGCCGATGCGGTGCTGCTGGGCGCAGTCGGCGGGCCAAAATGGTCCGACCCCAACACCAGGATCCGTCCCGAGCAGGGCCTGCTGGCGATCCGCCGCGGCCTGGGCCTGTTCGCCAACCTGCGCCCGGTCAAGCCGCATCCGGCGGCGCTGGACGCCTCGCCGATCAAGCCGCACCTGCTCGTCGGCGTGGACATCGTGGTGGTGCGCGAACTGACCGGCGGCATCTACTTCGGCGACAAGACCCGCAGCGCCACCGAGGCCAGCGACCTGTGCCGCTACAGCGTCGAGGAAATCGAGCGGGTGCTGCGCAGCGCGTTCCGCCTGGCGCGGCAGCGCCGCAACCACGTCACCTCGGTGGACAAGGCCAACGTGCTGGAGACCTCGCGACTGTGGCGCGACGTGGCCGCGCGCATCGGCCGCGACGAGTTCCCGGACGTGCGCCTGGAGCACCAACTGGTCGATTCGATGGCCATGCACCTGCTGGCCAAGCCGCGCGAATACGACGTGATCGTCACCGAGAACATGTTCGGCGACATCCTCACCGACGAGGCCTCGATGCTGGCCGGCTCGCTGGGCCTGCTGCCGTCGGCGTCGCTGGGCGAAGGCCGGATCGGCCTGTACGAGCCGATCCACGGCTCGGCCCCGGACATCGCGGGCAAGGGCATCGCCAACCCCTACGCGACCATCCTCAGCGCCGCGCTGCTGCTGCGCCACTCACTGGGATTGAACGCCGAAGCCGAAGCGATCGAGCAAGCGGTGGACGCCGCGCTCAACGCACAGGCGTTCACCTCCGATCTGGCTGCGCCCGGCCACGGTATTTCCACCAACGCCGCGGCGCGCGCGGTGGTGGCGCACGATGCAGTCGCGGCTGCGATCCAAGAGTAA
- a CDS encoding PqqD family protein, with protein sequence MEYDTSFESQRTMQLISAVHLQPEEDGGAIVIDDRTLTAAYINKAAYVILQALHQPCTKEHLVVTLAEAANCDLEDAAAPVIKLIDELTELGWLSS encoded by the coding sequence ATGGAATATGACACGTCATTCGAGTCTCAAAGAACGATGCAACTCATCAGTGCTGTTCACCTGCAGCCAGAGGAGGATGGCGGAGCTATCGTCATTGACGATCGTACCTTGACGGCAGCCTACATCAATAAGGCCGCTTATGTCATTCTTCAGGCGCTTCATCAACCATGCACCAAAGAACATCTGGTTGTGACACTTGCCGAAGCAGCCAATTGCGATTTAGAAGATGCTGCGGCACCTGTCATTAAACTGATAGATGAACTCACAGAACTGGGCTGGTTGAGTTCCTGA
- the leuD gene encoding 3-isopropylmalate dehydratase small subunit, whose translation MAGFAALTSASVVLRQTNIDTDQIIPARFLSTTERAGLGRNAFNDWRWQADGAPNPEFAFNQAHNAGRQILLAGRNFGCGSSREHAPWALTDLGLRAIVSSEIADIFRNNSLKNGLLPIVLDEADVQTLMQRPDDALTVDLAARELRTPDGRVYAFPLDAFSQTCLLEGVDELGYLLLRQPAIEQYEAAHAR comes from the coding sequence ATGGCCGGATTCGCCGCCCTCACCTCGGCCAGCGTGGTGCTGCGCCAGACCAACATCGACACCGACCAGATCATCCCGGCGCGGTTCCTGTCCACCACCGAGCGCGCCGGCCTCGGCCGCAACGCGTTCAACGACTGGCGCTGGCAGGCCGACGGCGCGCCGAACCCGGAATTCGCGTTCAACCAGGCACACAACGCCGGCCGCCAGATCCTGCTGGCCGGGCGCAACTTCGGCTGTGGCTCCTCGCGCGAGCATGCGCCGTGGGCGCTGACCGACCTGGGCCTGCGCGCCATCGTCAGCAGCGAGATCGCCGACATCTTCCGCAACAACAGCCTCAAGAACGGGCTGCTGCCGATCGTGCTGGACGAGGCCGACGTGCAGACCCTGATGCAGCGCCCGGACGACGCGCTGACCGTGGACCTGGCCGCGCGCGAACTGCGCACGCCCGACGGCCGCGTCTACGCCTTCCCGCTCGACGCGTTCTCGCAGACCTGCCTGCTCGAAGGCGTCGACGAACTCGGCTACCTGCTGCTGCGCCAACCCGCCATCGAACAGTACGAGGCCGCCCATGCACGCTGA